Proteins from a genomic interval of Arachis hypogaea cultivar Tifrunner chromosome 10, arahy.Tifrunner.gnm2.J5K5, whole genome shotgun sequence:
- the LOC112714405 gene encoding pyridoxal 5'-phosphate synthase subunit PDX1.3 encodes MEGSGVVTVYGNGAITETKKSPFSVKVGLAQMLRGGVIMDVVNADQARVAEEAGACAVMALERVPADIRAQGGVARMSDPQLIKEIKQAVTIPVMAKARIGHFVEAQILEAIGIDYVDESEVLTLADEDNHINKHNFRIPFVCGCRNLGEALRRIREGAAMIRTKGEAGTGNIVEAVRHVRSVMGDIRVLRNMDDDEVFTFSKKIAAPYDLVMQTKQLGRLPVVHFAAGGVATPADAALMMQLGCDGVFVGSGVFKSGDPAKRARAIVQAVTHYSDPEVLAEVSCGLGEAMVGINLNDDKVERFANRSE; translated from the coding sequence ATGGAAGGTTCTGGTGTAGTAACCGTTTACGGTAACGGCGCAATAACGGAGACCAAGAAGTCCCCCTTCTCCGTCAAGGTCGGCCTGGCCCAGATGCTACGTGGCGGCGTCATCATGGACGTCGTTAACGCCGACCAGGCCCGCGTTGCCGAGGAGGCTGGCGCCTGCGCTGTCATGGCCCTTGAGCGTGTGCCCGCTGACATCCGGGCTCAGGGCGGCGTGGCCCGCATGAGTGACCCTCAGTTAATCAAGGAGATCAAGCAGGCCGTCACCATACCCGTCATGGCCAAGGCCCGCATCGGCCACTTTGTCGAGGCCCAGATCCTTGAGGCCATAGGCATCGACTACGTCGACGAGAGTGAGGTTCTCACTCTCGCCGACGAGGACAACCACATCAACAAGCACAACTTCCGCATCCCCTTTGTCTGCGGCTGCCGCAACCTTGGCGAGGCCCTCCGCCGCATCAGGGAAGGCGCCGCCATGATCAGGACCAAGGGAGAGGCTGGAACAGGCAACATCGTCGAGGCCGTACGCCACGTGAGGTCCGTCATGGGCGACATTAGGGTTCTGAGGAACATGGATGATGATGAGGTCTTCACTTTCTCCAAGAAGATTGCTGCCCCCTACGATTTGGTGATGCAGACCAAGCAGCTTGGCAGGCTTCCCGTTGTGCACTTCGCCGCCGGAGGTGTGGCCACGCCGGCTGACGCCGCGCTCATGATGCAGCTGGGATGCGACGGGGTTTTCGTCGGCTCCGGGGTTTTCAAGAGTGGTGACCCGGCCAAGAGGGCGCGGGCTATTGTCCAGGCCGTGACGCATTACAGTGACCCGGAGGTGCTGGCGGAGGTCAGCTGCGGGCTTGGGGAGGCCATGGTGGGCATCAACTTGAACGACGACAAGGTCGAGAGGTTCGCCAACAGGTCGGAATGA